The DNA window AGGTCCGGGGCCGGCGGGGACGGCCGGTGCGTTCGGGTAGACCTGCACGACCGACCGGATCGATTCGGTCATCATCAGCCGCGCCGCGACAACGGCGATCGCCAGTCCCAGCGCCACGCGGGTGAGCCAGACAGCCGTGGGCGCGGCGTGAATCGGCCCGGCTTGCGAGCCGGGCGAGGCGTAGTCATGGGTGCGGGATCGTTTGCTCATGCGTCTTCCCGTGGCAGCGGGTGCTGCTCCAGCAGCATCACCACCCCGAGGATCAGGAAAGTCTGTGCGAAGACGAGGAACGCCGCCAGTGGCGATGTCACGTGCGGGAGGATGATTGCCGCCACGCTCGTGGTCGCCGTCAAAAGCCAGATGCACAGGACAGCCGTCCGCTTGCTCATCCCGCGCCGCACCAGTCGATGGCTGAAGTGATTGGTATCGCCGACGAACGGACTCTTGCCCGCCCGCAGCCGAATCAGGCTCACCACCACCAGGTCGTAGAGTGGCACCGCCAGCACGATGACCGGCGCAAAGACAGCGTACCAGCCGGCGCCAAAGTCCTGGTTGGCAGGAAGGTAGGTGGTCCGCACCGTCAGCACGCCCAGGACAAATCCGACGACCAGGCTCCCGCTGTCGCCCATGAAGATACTGGCCGGCGGAAAGTTAAAGCAGAGAAACCCGATCAGCGCGCCAAGCAGCAAGGCCAGCGCCGCTGCGACGAACCATTGCCCGATCGAGAGTGCGGTGATGAGAAACGAGGTGGTGCAGACCGCGGCGATCCCCGCCGACAGGCCGTCCATGTTGTCCAGGAAATTGAAGGCGTTGGTGATGGCGGTAATCCAGAGGACCGACACGCCGATCGCGAGGACGCCGTTCGCGCCCAGACGGTCGTCAAACGCCGTCAGCGACCAGAACTGTTTGAACGGGATGACCACCGCGGCGGCAGCGGCGAGCTGGACGACGAGCTTGAGGTAAGGGCCCAGCGCCTTGCGGTCGTCGATCAGTCCCATGACGTGCAGAAGGGTCATCGCGCCCAGGAGCGACAACGTCGGCGCGGTGGCCAGGTTGCGCGCCCCGCCGATGTACGCCGTCCAGAGTTCCGGCGGGATGCCGAGCATCGGCGAAGCCGGGTCGAGCAGACGAACGCCAATAAGAACGCCGAGCATGGGCCCCGCGAAAGCGAGGTAAATCGCCACCCCGCCGCCCAGCGGGGTGGGAGCCTTATGAACTTTCCGGTGGCCGGGCTTATCGACGAAGTTGAGCTTCGGCGCGATGCGCTTCATCGCGCCGGTAACCAGCAACGCGATCGAGAAACTGAGCAGTCCGAGGATAAGCGCGGCGAACACCATGGGTTGCGGGGATTGTGGCGAAAATTAGCCGGATCGCGAGTGACCCCGGGGGATCGAAGTCGCGATCCCCGTCCCCAACCGTGATGCGGCGGCGGATTGTGGGAAACCAATCGCCGGCGATGACGTCTGACTACGGATAATGAATGTTGTCACGCGCGAGTGAACCGATTCCAATACTTGCTCACTCACGCGGAAGGAGCTCACCCATGATGATGATGAATTTCGGGATGGTTTTCCTGATGACGATGCTGATGGGCGGCGTCAGCGATGTGCTGGACGTGATCCCGTCCGACGAATACTGGCGGATCAAGAACGTCCAGGTCTCCGAAGCATCGCTGCTGGAGGAACTGGCCCCGCCGCCGGCGGCGGGCGATATCTCGAAACTGGTCGATGATCTGGGCGAGGGCGATGCGAAGGTTCGCGATGCCGCCGCCGCGAAGATCCGCGCCATGGGTGCGGGTGTCATTCCGCAGCTTCAGAAGGCGACCGAGGCGGACAATCCCGAGACCGCCGCCCGGGCGCGAAAGCTGATCGCCGACATCCAGAACGGCGGCAAAGCCCAGCAGGTGCGAAAGCTGATGGCGATCCGCACCGCCGGCGAGAAGAAGTTGAAGGGGCTGCTCCCCCGGCTGACGGAACTGACGCAAAGCAAGGAGATGTTCATCGCCGACTACGCCGCGGCGGCCGTCGCGGCGATCGAAGGCAAGCCATACACCCGCTCTGCCGTCGCGAACGGGGACAGCGCCTGGAAGATGCCGGCCGACGTGCGGGCCGTCATGCACCTGTCGATTCGCGGCCAACGCGTCGCAACGATGGACGACCTCAAGAACCTTCCCAACTTTAACATGATGTTCGGCAACCAGAAGAAGGACCCCGAACAGGTGAAGCAGGCGCTCGACCAGATGATGCGGAAGATCGTCGAGATCGCCGACCAGGCCGGCAACATCCGCATCGAAGGCGTGACAATGGGCCTGAGCGGCGACATTGGCAATAAGGTCGGCTATGTGGTGCTCATGATCGACGGACAGTACGACCGCGTCGCGGTCGCCAATCTGCTTGCGTCGCTGTCCGGCGGAAAGGGGCGGGCGGTCGGCGGAATTGACGTCATCGACCTGGAGCGCGAGTTCTCGCTCATGTTCCCCAGCGATCGGCAGCTGGTGCTGGTCGGCGGACCGAACGAAGCCCCCAAGCCACTGGAGGCGATCGCCGACGCGTTCAAGGGAAACCAGTCGCCATTGAAGCAGTCGCCGGAAATGGTCAAGTTGCTGGCGACGGTCGACATGAAGCAACCGGTCTGGGGTGCGATGCACGTCACCAACACCTACCGGCAGGCACCCCTTTTTGCCGGGCTCGATACGCTGACACTCTCCGGGACCAATGAAGCCAACGTGATGAAGTTCCGCTTCGACGCCAGCGGCAACGAGGCCGGCGTTCGCGAAGCCGTCGGCATGGTCAATAACGGCATCGGTCAGATGAAAGGGATGTTCCAGCAGCTGAAGCAGATGCCCGCCGAAGAAATGGGCGGCATGAAGGAGTTGATGGAGACGGGCGTCAAGTTGGTAGAGA is part of the Humisphaera borealis genome and encodes:
- a CDS encoding glycosyltransferase family 4 protein, translating into MVFAALILGLLSFSIALLVTGAMKRIAPKLNFVDKPGHRKVHKAPTPLGGGVAIYLAFAGPMLGVLIGVRLLDPASPMLGIPPELWTAYIGGARNLATAPTLSLLGAMTLLHVMGLIDDRKALGPYLKLVVQLAAAAAVVIPFKQFWSLTAFDDRLGANGVLAIGVSVLWITAITNAFNFLDNMDGLSAGIAAVCTTSFLITALSIGQWFVAAALALLLGALIGFLCFNFPPASIFMGDSGSLVVGFVLGVLTVRTTYLPANQDFGAGWYAVFAPVIVLAVPLYDLVVVSLIRLRAGKSPFVGDTNHFSHRLVRRGMSKRTAVLCIWLLTATTSVAAIILPHVTSPLAAFLVFAQTFLILGVVMLLEQHPLPREDA